Genomic DNA from Anaerolineae bacterium:
CTTGTTGTCCAATGTGGACGGCAATGCCATCCTCGATGGCGTCAATTCTTACACCAATCGCCGTGTAGCCTCCCGAAGTTGGATTGGGATGGGTGGCAATCTGGACCATAAGGTGATCTTCTGCACCTAAAATTTGGGCGCGAAGTGAGCCGCGGTTGAAATTTGTTACCAACGCCTGAGCGACCTGTTGAGCGGTTATTTTTCCGTGATAATACCTGGTGTCCATGGCTATTCTTGAAAAGATATACGAACGCAGGAGCAAACCGTTTCAGGATCAATTATAATATGATCGGGTATTGGGATGAAAGGATTTTTTTGCCACAATTCAAGTTTTTCGTTGGCTTATTTTTCCGCCTAACGGAACACCTCAAACCAATACTTACTCTTTTGATTTTTGTTTCAAATATAAACAGGTTTGCTGTTATGTCCAATTAAATTTCCTGGAAAAGAGATGAAGACCAAGAAAAGAGAAATTGTCTTTATAGTGCTTCAATTTATTTTTTACTTTGGCTTTGTTTTATTACTCCATAGTTGTAGCAGTTATTCTATAAGATCTCCTATTCTTGACCAACCGACAATAAATGCTTTAGAAAATCAAACTGTAACTGCAGTACCAAGCTCAACCTCAAAACCGACAATTACAAAAGATCTTCGGAGCACTCAAACCGCTCTTTATCTAAGTACCCAATCTGCCCAAGAAACGGCAGTTTTTGCTACAAATGTAATTAAGGCTACTGAAGCCGAAGTCGCCAGACAGACCCAACTTGCCACGATCATTTCTGTTGAAAACGCTGATAAAGTGAAGAAATTGTATTGCGAATATTTTATTGAAAGTTTACAAGATGTATCCATATCGTCTAAAGACAATTTGTTTGCGGTGGGGTCGTTTAGACATCCTGACGTATTTGTATTTCGTTACCCTGATGGGAAGTTTATAAAGTCACTCGAAGGCCACTCAGGAGGAATTCGGACTCTTTCATTCAGCCCATTTGGAACGAAATTAGCTGCCGGATCCTATGATTACACTGCAAATTTATGGGACGTACGCACAGGGAACTTATTATTCACCCTTAGAGGGCATCGAGGAATTGTTCACAGTGTGGCATTTTCCCCTGACGGAAAATATTTAGCCACAGGATCGGATGCTGGTACGATTCGGATATGGAATACCAAAGATGGCACCTTAGTTAAGTATCTGAGAGTTAATTATATGGTGCTAGCTGTCAGTTTTAGTCCAGATGGAGCTTATCTTATTTCAGGAGAAAATACTAACGGCAAGATTCGAATCTGGTCGGTTCAGAAGGAGTTTAGGCCAATCACCATCTTGGAAGCTCATCGCTATGGGGTGGTCAGTGTTGATTTCAGCCCAGATGGAAGAACATTTGCGTCCGGCGGCATTGATAAAACAATTAAAATATGGGAGCTTGAAACTGGAAAATTATTACGTACTTTTATTGGACACGATCAAGGAGTTTTACGAGTAACTTATAGTAATGATGGTAAATTATTAGTATCATCAGCTAATGACGGAACTGTCCGATTATGGAGGGTTGAAGATGGAAAAATTCTTAATGTTTTAGAAGAACATAATGGCTGGGTTGGCAGTGTAGCTATGAATCCTGAGGAGACATTGATTATTTCTGTTGGAGGTGGGGACGGTAAAATTTGTTATTGGGGTTTATAATAAATTTCAATTTAAAGATTTTCAATTTAACCATTAATAAAGATGTCTGGAGTAACAACAGTTGAAAAAAATTGAGTTTGTTCTCATTACAATCAGTTCACTCATCTTAATAACCACTCACTTTGTAAATTTTGTCCAGGCAAAAACTATCGATCAAATCCCCACGGTCGCGATTCCCACCGTAACCAGTTCACCCAGCCTGGCGACCATTGTGGTTACAATGGAACAGGAGCAAATCAATGTGCGAGCTGGCCCAGATACGGAATATCCCATTGTAGGTGTTTTAATTGCCGGACAGCGTGTCCCGGCGTTGGGTCGTACGGTAGGAGGAAACTGGATCAAGATCGTGTATCCTGGTGTTCCAGGAGGAACAGCGTGGGTATATGCGCCATTAGTGACGGTTGAAGGTTCCCTTCCTCTGGTTGAGCCACCTCCAACCCCCACTCCGAAAACCACACCAACTGTTAATCCAACCCTGGCAGCTCAGTATTTGATCGAAATTCCTCCCACCCGATTACCGACCTTTACACCACCTCAGCCAATTGTCTATCCAACTTTTACTGTTCCTCAAAGCACTACCACGCGCTTCCCGATGGGATTAGCAATTGTGGGTTTTGGGATTATCGGTTTATTTGGAGCTTTGATCAGTATCCTGCGTGGTCGCTGAGCCATTGCTTTTTACCACGGGCATTCACCGCAGGTGTTGATTGCCGCAGATTTCCCAATGTATTTGTACATCGTCACATTATTGAAAGGCTCTCCAAGGATGCCATCGTGAATAGCCCAGGATCGTAAGCGAATGCTCTGGGCGGCTTCAGGCTTGCGGAAAGGGGTTGAGTTGTCCAATTTCGCCAGTAAATCTCCCCCGGCTGAAAATCCTTGTTGAATCCTTTCCATTAACCTGCGCCCTTTTGCGTAGTTAAATCCATATCGCTCAAAGATAACTGCATTGTGATAGAACAAGGGCTCGGCAAAGTACATTTCCTGCCCTAGACTTTGGACGAAAATTTCAAATCCTTGAATCGCCGCGCCCAGAAGTCGCAACCCTCTTCGGATTTGGCCGGGGGCAAGACCATATTCCATGGCAGCTCTTTCGGCTTCGAGGTTTCTGAATTTGATTCCGAATACGGTCTTTGTGCCGTCAGGTAAGCGGTCCACATCAAAACGCGGCGAGTCTGGGTCTAGTAAGGTATATAACAGCACATGGATTTGTCCATTGGTTGTATCGGTGATGTGTCCGTAGAGGATCGGGTCGATAAAATCCACGCGGTGACGCAATTCCATTTCGGCGGTGCTGGAACCTGGCGGACACACTAACTTAACCAGGTCATTGCCTTCTGCGTCAACTAAATCTTCCGGCAAGTTAAAGCGAGCAAAGAGTTCTTTTGGAATCAGGCGGGTGTAAATTGCCCTTTTTTCCACTTCGGATAATTGATTGACAGAAAATATATTATATGCTTTCAGGTTCATTAGAATCGCTCTTGTCTTTCTATCTCTCTTTGAGCATCCCTTTTTGCAATTGTCTGCCGTTTATCATAGAGCTTCTTGCCTTTTGCCAGGGCAATTTCGACTTTTGCACGGCCATCTTTCAGGTAAACTGAAACGGGGATAATTGTCACTCCCTTCTTGCGTGACTCATTCCACAGTTGACGGATTTCCCGTTTATGAAGCAACAGCCTTTTGGGTCTTTTCGGATCGTGTTGAAAATGACTTGCCTGCTCATAAGGCGCAATATGACATTCTACCAGCCAGGCTTCTTTCCCATTGGTTTCAACGTAAGCTTCATTAATACTAATCTGACCGTTCCGTACTGACTTGATCTCACTGCCGCGCAGCTCTATTCCAGCTTCGAAACGATCGAGCAGGAAATACTCAAAATTTGCTTTACGGTTTCGGGCAACGATCTTAACACTCATAGATTTATTCTAATACGGCTGATGAAAGATTTCTTCGATCAGCGGATAAATCTGCTCCCATTGGGGTAGCAAAACGCTTGCTCCTTGATCGGTAGTATAGGGGGTTGTCATTGTTCTGTCAATGATGCGTGAGTCAATGTTTTCAATGCCGATTCTCAGGATTAAGATGCCTAATCGAGGCAATTGCCAGAGGGGGAGGTTGGTTTCAACAGCCCGGGTAGTTGTCATCAAAACGGCAGGTATCTTCACCCACTTGGTCGGTTTGAGGAGATCAAGCAGGATGGATTTAATTAGAATTTGCCCCTGCTCCATGCGGAAAAAGTCATCTGCTCCTTGCCTGCGGCGGGTAAAACCAAGCGCTTTTTCTCCAGACAGGTGATGGACACCCGCTTGATAGCCACCAATGGGTTTGTCAAGTTTTATCGTCACACCTCCCATGGCGTTAACAATCTCCTTGACCCCATCAAAACGAATCCGCACGTAATAGTCTGGTTTGACCCCGAAATTCGCTTCGATTGTCTGAATGGCTGCGAAGGGACCACTGCCGGCTTGCTGACTTTCAGCAAAGAAATGGGCAGTATTGATGCGATTCTCCCCGTAACCAGGAATAGTTACCCATAGGTCTCTGGGTATGGATATAATCCCAACATACGGACGAAGCGTGTTAAAGTGCAACAAGACAATCGTATCACTGCGCCCGACAAAACTCTTGTGAGGAGCATAATCAATTCCTAAAAACAATATCGTGGTCTTGACGGGCACCAGGGCGTAAAAAATTAACCCGGATAGACAACACAAGCTTAACAGTAGCAATGTTCCACAAGTGAAAAATGTGGAGAAACCTTGCTTTTTCTGCTTGCGGTTCGGAGTTCGGTTATTACGAACAGATGTCTGATTTTGTCTCAATTGGTTCATAGTGTTCAGGTTATAATCATATTGTTCAGTTTATGATTGGAAAACAATCATTAATCATACATCAAACTGTGGCTTTTGAGGATTAATGAAAGATGATTGCTGAGTTTTTTCTTCCAACAAAGATCATCCTGGGAGAAGGCGCAATGAAACAACTGGGGGAGATTGTAAAGGCTTTTGGTTCGAATGTATTGATCTTTGGCAGCCCAACCGAACGCTTCAAGGATATCCTGGCTGATTGCTTAGGCTCTGGAATCTCATCTGTCTATTATCCGGTTACTGGAGAGCCAACTGTTGATATTGTCAGGCAAGCGCTGGTCTATGGGAAGCAAAATCGCGTTGATGTTATTGTGGGTATCGGTGGCGGCAGTGTGCTGGATACCGCTAAGGCTGTTTCTGGGCTGATTACCAACGCAGGAGACATCTATGATTACCTCGAGGTCATTGGACGAGGCCAGAGTCTGGTTAATCAAGCGCTGCCTTATATTGCCATCCCGACAACAGCGGGAACGGGAACAGAGGTGACCAGGAATGCGGTGATCGGTGACCCAAATCAGAAAGTTAAAGTGAGTTTGCGCAGTCCGCTGATTTGTCCCAAGGTTGCCATTATCGATCCTGAATTAACTTATACAAACCCTCCTGAGGTGACCGCTCGAAGCGGTATGGACGCTCTGACCCAATTGATTGAACCTTTTGTCAGCAATCAACCGAATGAAGTTGTTGATGCCTTGTGTCGTGACGGTATACGTCGGGCTGCTTATGCGCTGCCCAGATTATATGAATGCCCTGACGATCGAGAAGCCCGCAAGGACATGGCGATAGCTAGTTTGTTCAGTGGTATTGCGTTAGCAAACGCAAAATTAGGCGCGGTGCATGGATTTGCTGGCGTTCTGGGAGGGATGTATGGTGCACCACACGGGGCGGTATGTGCTGCTCTGCTGCCGGCGGTGC
This window encodes:
- a CDS encoding High-affnity carbon uptake protein Hat/HatR, coding for MKTKKREIVFIVLQFIFYFGFVLLLHSCSSYSIRSPILDQPTINALENQTVTAVPSSTSKPTITKDLRSTQTALYLSTQSAQETAVFATNVIKATEAEVARQTQLATIISVENADKVKKLYCEYFIESLQDVSISSKDNLFAVGSFRHPDVFVFRYPDGKFIKSLEGHSGGIRTLSFSPFGTKLAAGSYDYTANLWDVRTGNLLFTLRGHRGIVHSVAFSPDGKYLATGSDAGTIRIWNTKDGTLVKYLRVNYMVLAVSFSPDGAYLISGENTNGKIRIWSVQKEFRPITILEAHRYGVVSVDFSPDGRTFASGGIDKTIKIWELETGKLLRTFIGHDQGVLRVTYSNDGKLLVSSANDGTVRLWRVEDGKILNVLEEHNGWVGSVAMNPEETLIISVGGGDGKICYWGL
- a CDS encoding tmRNA-binding protein SmpB — its product is MSVKIVARNRKANFEYFLLDRFEAGIELRGSEIKSVRNGQISINEAYVETNGKEAWLVECHIAPYEQASHFQHDPKRPKRLLLHKREIRQLWNESRKKGVTIIPVSVYLKDGRAKVEIALAKGKKLYDKRQTIAKRDAQREIERQERF
- a CDS encoding cell envelope-related transcriptional attenuator — its product is MFLGIDYAPHKSFVGRSDTIVLLHFNTLRPYVGIISIPRDLWVTIPGYGENRINTAHFFAESQQAGSGPFAAIQTIEANFGVKPDYYVRIRFDGVKEIVNAMGGVTIKLDKPIGGYQAGVHHLSGEKALGFTRRRQGADDFFRMEQGQILIKSILLDLLKPTKWVKIPAVLMTTTRAVETNLPLWQLPRLGILILRIGIENIDSRIIDRTMTTPYTTDQGASVLLPQWEQIYPLIEEIFHQPY
- a CDS encoding alcohol dehydrogenase, which translates into the protein MIAEFFLPTKIILGEGAMKQLGEIVKAFGSNVLIFGSPTERFKDILADCLGSGISSVYYPVTGEPTVDIVRQALVYGKQNRVDVIVGIGGGSVLDTAKAVSGLITNAGDIYDYLEVIGRGQSLVNQALPYIAIPTTAGTGTEVTRNAVIGDPNQKVKVSLRSPLICPKVAIIDPELTYTNPPEVTARSGMDALTQLIEPFVSNQPNEVVDALCRDGIRRAAYALPRLYECPDDREARKDMAIASLFSGIALANAKLGAVHGFAGVLGGMYGAPHGAVCAALLPAVLEVNLKALHERLPDSPYLARYRELAQILSLSKEDALIDWARNLIAKLKIPSLGELGVKGEDFEIIAEKSARANSMKGNPLPLTKEEMFAVLEKAL